The stretch of DNA ATAGCCCCAGGGTTTCGAATGATTCCCCGCGCTTTATATATCTCTCTGTTTACAAACGGTGTATACATAAAAGATCGCTTCAGATGGATCGTCGCTGTTTGACGCGCGATGctgttcctttcttttgtCTGTCTGTGCGTTTCGCTTCGCTAAATAAGTTAAATGGTTAAAAAGCGTCGAAAAAGCGAATACACACGCGACAAGACAAATCGAACGAGTAAAGGAACGCTCCGCTCCAAGATAAAAATGGTTGTTTACAATCAATACAGCGTTTCGATACCCCTGATCGTAGTCTGAAACTGTGTAACAAAAGAGAGGAAAGCGAATGGTGAAGGAACTTCAAAGCCTCCGTGGCGTGGCTAGAACTTGTGATAAAATATGTTTGCAGCAATTATGCATGCTCCCGTTAAAATAGCATTTCAATGTTTCGCATGGCTTAAAGTCTTAGGAGGCTTCAACATTTAGAATACATACGGACTACTTCTCGACAAGTTTTTGAAAAATCCAAATGGATAAAGTTGTATCATTACCTGTAACCGATAAGGGAAATCAGTACCTACTCACTATACAAGATAATCTCACTAAAGATTCAGATGCATTACCTTTGAGAACCATCGACACGAAAACAGTCGCTCATGCATTTACTGAGCAATTTTTTAGCAGATTGGGTGTCCACAGGGTAATCCATACTGACCAGGGAAGGAATTTCACTAGTCAGGTGATGAAACATTTCTGTAGGATTTTCAAGATTCAAAGAATAACTTCAACAGCTTTCCATCCTCAGTCTTTAGGTTCACTTGAAAGGGCACACAGGAGTTTTCTAATTATCTGAAACATTATTGCACTAAAACAAGCTGGGATGATTGGATAGGATTCTGCATTTTTCTCGTATAATACCTCCACATATGAGGCTACAGGTTTTACTCCTCACGAATTAGTTTTTGGTGTTAAAGCCAACATACCTTCTGAATTTGCCAAGGGACAAACGCCTCGAACTTTTGCACAGCATTTTGAGGAGCTTTTCAATAAAATCACCACCACACAGACTATGGCTGCGCGAAATCTAGAGAAAGCAAAACAGAGAAGTAAGGGTTACTACGATAAGAAATTAAACCCATGTAAATTTAAAGTAGGCGATATGGTATATCTACTCAAGGAGCCTAGAACTTCTAAATTTGATTGCGACTGGCTGGGTCCTTATAAAATAAGCCGAATGTTTGGCGACTTAACAGCGGAATTGGAATTAAAAgagaataaatgtaaaatagtaCATACCAACAAACTAAAATTGGCGTGTATACGGCTAGATGATATTACCGAAGACTGAATTAGATCGTTGTTGCCTTGTAAACTTGCGATTATACTCTATTAATATTATGGCTTATGAATACACCAGAGACGATTGATAATAGATGGGAGAATTACTATTTGTTGTATGTTTACATATACGGATTATGCTGGGTGCGAAATTACGAACTATTGAATGGACTATTGAAGTTGTACGACGCGTGACTTTGGAATGAATTAGTTGATACAGACCTACTTTCATGTTAACAAAAGCGTAATGTTATGAATGAAAAAGCTGTTTTATGTAAACACCTTTTTGTATAAGGGGGAAGGTGTAACGTGAAACGTTTATCACGTGAATATGTCTAGAATGGTATGGCGACATTGAcatgggaatatttatcgaatagactattgtatcgatatgtctcgaatgttcttcgaggatcttttgtatcgatggctataaattaagagcggagtttaaaccatctgcgtgtacgctcgtattataaaataaacaaagccTAAAGTTGTAAACCCCTCGACAtgggtgatcgagctgagagagggccggaaatccagagaatggaatagtttcacttagtaaattcctaaaagacaaatttatgatagaccatggctaattcgttgttttcgaccaagtcacgaacggtccttaaaagtaacgaagtcttttcgatatcctgtcttttcttgcactctaagagggtcgtaaatttcctcaagagttgcctttggcaagtacaaggtcttgtctttttctatttttttctgggtcccacgctttctcgtagcacatgtgcgctgcaacgttctagcgtcttggcggagcgcctccacttccacgcgcctgagggtggaccacagccaggagaaggggcccacgcgagacggggtggactcctccaccattggacgagggatgatcctgagggaggatccaggatccatCAAGGAAGGGGAATCGACCGACGACGCGCGAAGATCTCCTCCGCTAAGCGTAGAACGttcagaatgattttgtcgCTTGACTCTGCAAAGTTGTTCTCACGCCGAAAATCAATATCATACTTGATTGAAACAGTTTGATTAAGTTCTTGAGATTAAACTATAATCAACAGTGAACAtagtttatttgttttattttcgcgCCTTGCGAGCGGAGCGCCTTCGCGCTCCACGAATCACCTTACCTGCGCCCAATTCCCCAGAAATCCCTATACACCGTGAACGGACACGCAACAATACCATCATATGTCTATGGAGTCTCCTGATAATtgttattgtttttttttgctaaattttcttttatttgaaGTTAGTAAACGAACTTTGATATTTTGGTCATCATCTTGATTACTTGTGAGCAATCACAATCAGTCGCCAATATTTTGGAAAACAACAATGCTTggcaaaatatattttctgtaATGTTAGATGGCACGTGTAACTAAAAACGTAAGGGCTATATATTTTCTGGATGCATTAAAGTTATTTCATGAAACACAATGGCTTTGCAATATTCCAGTCACCGACTTACTAACAAGTGGCGTACTTGATTTATTTCCAAAACAATGGTTGCATGCATtacaaattttagaatatGAAGAActtaatgattttgttataaGCAAAAGGATAAAGGTTGGTAAACCAggtatttaaattattcataagtgaaacaacaataattaattaattataacttggaataaaagtattttaacagtattaaaatattatattttagcCTGAGTGGTCTGAGACTTTAAAACTCTTTGTTGAAAAATGTAGGTACATAGATCAATTACCAACTATAAATAATGTAGTAGAAGCTAAATTACCAAAAAACTTTCAAATAGGACTCAGTTGTAAAAAGCAACACGAAATAATGAATTTAGCCCATTTGGTACATATGCAGTGTACATCGCAAAACATTAAAGTTATTGTTGATCTTGGTGCAGGTTTGGTAAGAAATGTTTATACATATTgctaataaaattgaaatatttttaacatgtATTTATTACAGGGATATATCTGTCAGCtgttacattatttatatGGTTATAAAGTACTTGGATTAGAGAAAAATCAAGCAATTATAAATAATGCTCAAGATAGACAAGCAAAGATGTACCCTAATTCATTAGCACATGTCAGATATAGTTGTTGTAATTTAACGTGTGCTTCTGCAGAAACAATAGAAACCATCTTATATAATGAATTTGAAGAAAAGTCAGATGTTTGTTTAATTGGTTTACATGCATGTGGAGATCTAAGTATAGATGcaataagaatattttataagatgCAAGTAGCACGTATCTTCATTATGATTTCATGCTGTTATCATAAACTTTCAATATCAAAAAATATGCAAACAGATTCATTGATTAAAAAACAGTATTTTAACAACTTTCCTTTATCTAATTGCCTTAAAACTGTAATCAATAATACTAATTTTGATACTGGTTTCTTCTTAAGACAACCATTTTTACGATTAGCATGTCAAGAACCAGCGGACAGATGGTGTAACATGTCTGTTAAAACTCACAATGAACATTCATTTTATGTTCTTGCAAGGGCTGTTCTTCAGTTATATGCAGCTGAAAGTATGTATAAACTTTCGACTTTTAATAGTATTTATTCAATATCGTGTTAAATTTAGtgtaaaagaataaaaaataaaatattttagatgGTTTTTCCCTTATGAAGCAAACTCAAAAAGGAACAAGAAAATCGCAgtgtttaaattttgaatctTATGTTAAGGATTCGTTAAACAGATATATTTTACAACCCTCCAAAGGAAGGAAAGAACAAGGTAATATAGGTATGTAAATACgtataatacataatataggTGAATAAGTATTATTACATAATACAGGTTTCTGACAGTTTGCAAGATACTGTATTACAAAACAATAGTATTGTACATGAATATCTGTAAaacatttgataaatttatacttataattttttataatttaaatactttCTATAAAAATCTGTATAATTTTGGGTAGTgcacatatacagggtgtcacgtAACTCCCGGTACTGCCGGAAATGGGGggttgctggggtgattctgaacaacgttttcctttaccaaaatgttggttgaagctccgtttttgaattattaacgaaaaacactgtcCAATTAGAGAGCGCGTAGAATGCGCACTGAACCGCGAGAGTGTTGACTATTAACTAATTGAGTACTTTAAAATCATAAATGGGTCGTTGTCCTCAAGACTAGGCAGATGTGTTTACACGTGTCTCTTTTTAACCGGACGCTGATCCCGGGCACTTAAAAATGGGCTACCTACTCCGCTATCAGCTGTTTGAAAACGAATTACGCGCTTCGGAAGTTGATATtgcaattttcaattatttatatctcgaaaacgaagccgcAGATTGTGCCGATGTAGT from Osmia bicornis bicornis chromosome 10, iOsmBic2.1, whole genome shotgun sequence encodes:
- the LOC114881726 gene encoding methyltransferase-like protein 25B isoform X2 encodes the protein MARVTKNVRAIYFLDALKLFHETQWLCNIPVTDLLTSGVLDLFPKQWLHALQILEYEELNDFVISKRIKPEWSETLKLFVEKCRYIDQLPTINNVVEAKLPKNFQIGLSCKKQHEIMNLAHLVHMQCTSQNIKVIVDLGAGLGYICQLLHYLYGYKVLGLEKNQAIINNAQDRQAKMYPNSLAHVRYSCCNLTCASAETIETILYNEFEEKSDVCLIGLHACGDLSIDAIRIFYKMQVARIFIMISCCYHKLSISKNMQTDSLIKKQYFNNFPLSNCLKTVINNTNFDTGFFLRQPFLRLACQEPADRWCNMSVKTHNEHSFYVLARAVLQLYAAENGFSLMKQTQKGTRKSQCLNFESYVKDSLNRYILQPSKGRKEQDVQSTPDIHEKNILKLWKSHCDKLKIVEIYSGLQLMLQAAAESFILQDRLCWMEEQGLKATIIPVMNKHLSPRSYAIVSQKR
- the LOC114881726 gene encoding methyltransferase-like protein 25B isoform X1 is translated as MARVTKNVRAIYFLDALKLFHETQWLCNIPVTDLLTSGVLDLFPKQWLHALQILEYEELNDFVISKRIKPEWSETLKLFVEKCRYIDQLPTINNVVEAKLPKNFQIGLSCKKQHEIMNLAHLVHMQCTSQNIKVIVDLGAGLGYICQLLHYLYGYKVLGLEKNQAIINNAQDRQAKMYPNSLAHVRYSCCNLTCASAETIETILYNEFEEKSDVCLIGLHACGDLSIDAIRIFYKMQVARIFIMISCCYHKLSISKNMQTDSLIKKQYFNNFPLSNCLKTVINNTNFDTGFFLRQPFLRLACQEPADRWCNMSVKTHNEHSFYVLARAVLQLYAAENGFSLMKQTQKGTRKSQCLNFESYVKDSLNRYILQPSKGRKEQGNIDVQSTPDIHEKNILKLWKSHCDKLKIVEIYSGLQLMLQAAAESFILQDRLCWMEEQGLKATIIPVMNKHLSPRSYAIVSQKR